One Skermanella sp. TT6 genomic window, CCGAAGCCTTCGACCGCCAGTTCCAGGCCGGGCTGAAGCACCCGAGCAGTTTCCGTCACGGCAACTTCCATGTCCGCGTCGCTGACGACGGGAATTTGGGCCATACCGTCCGCATGGTGCAATGGCCGTCCTACGGCGACCCGGTGCTGAACGCGTTCCGCCAGGACGGTCGCATGCTCCGGCTGCTCGAACCGCTGCTGGGCGGGGATCTCAAGCAGATCATCAACCAGCTTCACTGGAAGCCGCCGGGGGCGGCGGGCGGCGACTACGCCTTCCACCAGGACAGCCGTTTCCGCCGCCCGCGCGAGGCGTACCGGAACCTGTCCGACTCTTATGTGCAGACGGGCCTGGCGGTGGACCCGCATACGGCGCGGAGCGGGGCCATGCGCCTCTATCCCGGCAGCCACCTGCTGGGCGACCTGGACCTGTTGCCGCGCGCCAGCATCCTGGGCTCGGGCATCGCGGAGGAGGCTCTGGAACGCCACGGCCTCGATCCCTCCAGGCTGGTCGACTTCGAGATGGAGCCGGGCGACGTCGGCCTGTGGCACCCATACATGATCCATGGGTCGGCCGCCAACCGCTCCGGCCGCGACCGGCGGCTCTACATCAACGGTTACGTCCGGGGGGCCGATTGCGACCGCGGGGAGTGGACCTGGCGCGACGGCCGGCCGGTCCCGCTCGGCGAGCCGGTCCTGGTGCATTACGAGGATCTGCACCACCGCCCGGAACCGCATTACGTGACCGGCTGAGAAAATATCACCTCGCCGTTTCGTCGCCATATCTGTTGAGGATAGGCAGACCCGAAATTGGAGCGAGACATGCCGATCAGCAGCACCGAAGAGTTCGAGAAGGCCATGAAGGAGTTCCAGCAGCTTCGCGACGCGCCGGACGATTCCCCCCAGGGGCGCCGCCGCATGGAGCTCGACGCCGAGATCAAGGCCTATGGCGCCACCCGGCAAGACGGCGGGAGCGGAGACCAGATGGGCGGCGGCAGCGGCATGCCGGGGCGCTACTGACGGTCGATCCCTCGACGGCTTGACCCGCCCGGAGGCGGGTCACTCCTTCCCACGGGGTTTCCCTGGATCGTCCGGTCAACCGCCTGGTCGCGCCGGCTTCGCCGGCCGTGGAAGATGACGGCCATCAGGCCCAGACCGAGCGCCATCGTCGCGGCCACGCCCAGTGCCGCCGCCCAACCGGCGGTCAGGCTGATCCCCGCGTAGTCGCCGAAGGCCCAGACCAGCCAGATCACCGCGATTGCAAGGCCAAGGCAGCAGGCGGCCGGCCAGACAAATTTGCGTTCCATCGCTTCCTCCCCCGTCGCTTTTCCGCAAGGAGACACCGAGAGGCTCGTCCCTCTCAACAATCCGCGATCGGCTTGGTCTCGCCGGCAGGGCATGCAGCCAGGGCGCTGCCCGTCCCGAAGCGAGTCATGCCGCAGCCCGGTCAGGAACCAAGAGGAACAGCGCGGGTTTTCTCGGCAGACCGGCGCCGCCGCGCGCGGCGCCGGACACTTTCCTCTGTTTTCAAAAGGATATAGGTCGATGCCGAAGGTGCTGGTGCTGTATTATTCGAGCTACGGACATATCGAGCAGATGGCCGACGCCATCGCCGAGGGAGCCCGGTCGGTGCCGGGGACGGAGGTCGCCGTCAAGCGGGTGCCGGAACTCGTCCCCGAGGATGTCGCCCGCAACGCCCACATGAAACTGGACCAGGCTGCTCCGATCGCCAGCCCGAACGAGCTCGGCGACTACGACGCCATCATCGTCGGCACGCCCACCCGCTATGGCCGCATCACGTCCCAGATGGCGAACTTCTGGGACCAGACCGGCGGCCTGTGGGTCAAGGGAGCCCTGGTCGGCAAGGTCGGCAGCGCCTTCACCAGCACCGCGTCCCAGCACGGCGGGCAGGAGACCACCCTGTTCTCGATCATCACCAACCTGATGCACCACGGCATGATCATCGTGGGCCTGCCCTATAGCTTCCCCGGTCAGACCCGGCTTGACGAGGTCAGCGGCGGAACGCCCTATGGCGCCAGCACCCTGGCCGGCGGCGACGGCTCCCGCCAGCCGAGCCGGAACGAACTGGACGGGGCGCGCTTCCAGGGCCGGCACGTGGCCGAGATCACCGCCAAGCTGTCCGGCACGGCAGGCGAGGGCGGTCCCGTGGCCCCGGACATGCGGACCCCGGAGAACGAGGTCGGCGGGACCGCCGGGCAGCCCTGAGCCCGGGCGGACCTGCCAGAGCGGTTTCCGATCAGGTCGATCCGCCCCGGGGAAGCCGAACCGATGCGTTGCGCCATAGGCGCAACCTACGATCGTCGGTCCGCATCAACTCCGCCCTGCATCGAGCTGTAGGTTGCGCCCATGGCGCAACACGGTGCGGCGACTGGGACGGCCGGCTGCGAGGACCGGAGCGGTTCAACCTGATCGGGGACCGCTCTAGTAGCAGGCGGCCCCGGTGACCATGTCGTCGACCATGCTCGTGATGACGATCCGCCGGGGCGGCGTGAATTGCTGCATCGAGATGCCCCCGCCCGGCGGAACCACGGTGCAGTCCTCGCCGAACGCCTGCCGGGCCGTCTCGATGAAGGCGTCCACGGTCAGCGCCTGGTCCAGCAGATCCGCCAGGACCGCCTTCCAGCATCGCGCGGGTCCGTCATCATCGGGGCGGGACAACCTGTCCGTCCCGTTTTCCCAACCCGGCCGGACCGGGAAGTGCCAATCGAAGGGAGCTTCCGCCGTGGCGGGCTGCAATAGGTCCGTCATGGGTCACCGGATAATCTGCGATTGCTCGTCATGCCAACATGTTGAACCTGATGTTGTTTCAACCGACTTTGGTACAGTCCCTATCCCTTTCGTGTCCCATCCCGTTCCCGGGAGCGCCGGGGAGGCTGTACCGCCCATGAGTGGGAGACATCGATGATCGATTTCGACCAGCTGGTCGAAGCCCTCCAAGGACATCTCGGCATCGCCGGCGATGCGGTGAGCGATGCCCTGTCGTCGCTCGACGGCGACCACCTCGAGATCCTGGCCCGGAACCTCGACCCCGACGAGGTCGTCCGAATGCTGGAAGCCGCCGGGGTGGAAGCGAACGACCTGCCGCCCGACCAGCTTGCCGACGTCCTCGAAACGCTGGCCGAAGCGGTGAGCGAAGTGGCCGACGAGACGGAGGGGCGCAAGCCGGCTTCCGCGGGACGGGAGGAGGCGTGATGGCTGGGGAGAAGCAGCCCGAACCGAAGGCCGAGGAAATCGACAGGAGCTTCGAGGAGGCCGACGACGATACCCGATCCCCGGCGGAACGGGCTGGCGTGATCATCAACCACGCGACCGCGCAGGCCGCCTTCTGGGGCGCATGGCCCGCTGTCTCCTGGGTCGCGCTGGTGATGATCAACATGACGATGATCGTCTTCATCGGCCGGGCCCACGGCCATTTGTGGGACAAGGACAAGGCCAGGGGCCTGCTGTTCCAGATCCTGCGGGGCATGGGACTCTCGACCGGCCTTCTGCTCGCGGGCGGCAAGTTCGTCAACGACGCCCTGAAGCTCACCGGGCTGGGGACGATTCCGGCCATGGCTGCGGATGCCGTGCTGTGCGGGGCCGTGACCTATGCGGTGGGCCACACGGCCGAGACCTATTTCAAGCAGGACGGCCAGATGAGCAGGCAGGCCCTGAAGGCGGCGTTCAAGGAACAGTACCGCCAGGCGAGGCAGAGAATGAAGGAGACGCCGCCAGCCGTCCCGTGAGCCTGCTCCGCGATCCAGGGTTAGCCGCTCCGTCCAACGCCCCTAATGAGCACTGGCACGTCCGGACCGGTGCTGTAGAATGAAGTTCATGATTTGTTCCTTTTCTAGGGAACGGAGAGTCCTCGGCAGCGATCGTTCGAACGAGGGGGAAACCATGAAGACGGGGATCGACGAGGCGGAACTGGACAAACGCCTCGCAACGCTCGAGACGGTGCGGGCCTGGAGCCCGCGGGTCATGTCGAAGCTCGAAAGCTTCCTGCGCACCGCCGACGACCGGGAGCTCTATCGGATCAATCCGCTGGCGTTCGGCACCGAACGGGGCATCGCGGAAGCGGAGGCGATCGACCTGTTCCTCCACGCTTCCTCGCTCGGCCTGTTCGAGATGGACTGGCTCCTGGTCTGCCCGCTGTGCGCCTGCATCGTCGAGAGCTTCGGCAGCCTGCGCACCCTCGAAAAGCACTATCGCTGCGCCCTGTGCCGCACCGATTACGAAGCGGTCCTGGACGACTACATCACCATCACCTTCACGGTCTGCGCCAATGTCCGCCGGATCAGGTTCCATGATCCGGACGCCCTGCCGGCACGGGATTACTGCTTCCAATGCCGCGTCACGCTCGACGGCGTGACGCCGGACGGGAAGCCCTGGATGGACCACTTCGCGGCGGCCACCCCGGAGGTCCGATTCATACAGCCGCACGCGGTCGAGCGGATCGAGATCGACGTGGGGGAGGGAACCCTGCTCGGCTGGGATTTCGACGCCGACGACGGCTTCGAGTTCACCGTCGCCGAGGACGCGCCGCCCGCGCCGCGGCCGCTCTCCGTCGGTTACGATGACAGGTCGTGCGAGCCGGCGACGGGCCGGATCGCCCCCGGCCGCATCGTTCTGGAGATCCGGAACGCCTCGGCGCGGCGCCGCCTGTTCGGGCTTACCGTGACGTCGCCGGGCTTCTCCCACCCGGACATCCTGTTCAGGCCGTTCCTGACCGGCAAGCGGCTGCTCACCACGCAAACCTTCCGCACCCTGTTCCGGTCCGAATTGATCCGCGCCAGCGAGGGGATCGGCGTGAAGGACATAACCCTGCTGTTCACCGACCTGAAGAGCTCCACCGCCCTGTACGACAGGATCGGCGATCTCAGCGCCTTCTCCCTGGTCCAGCAGCATTTCGACCGGCTCCGCGACGTTACGGTCGCCAACGGCGGCACCGTGATCAAGACCATCGGCGACGCCGTCATGGCGGCCTTCCTGAACCCGCGCGACGCGGTCGCCGCCGCGGTGGCCATGCTCGACGAGATGGAGCGGTTCAACCGGGACCATGTCGACCGGCCGCTGATCCTGAAGATAGGCCTGCACAAGGGGGCGTCGATCGCCGTCACGTCGAACGACCAGCTCGATTATTTCGGCCAGGCGGTGAACATCGCGGCTCGGGTGCAGGGCCTTGCCCAGGCCGAGGAGATCTACCTGACCAGGGACGTGCATGACTATCCCGGCGTCGGGGAGCTGCTGGAGCCCTTCGTCGTCGAGCGGCGGACGGCGCATCTGAAGGGCGTCAACCTGGAGATGCCGGTCTTCAGGGTTGCGGGAGGCGGGTCTTTGACCCCGGCAGCCCGGCTCCGCTAGAGCGGTCCCCGATCAGGTCGAACCGCTCCGGTTCGATGCAGGGCGGAGGTGACGCGGTCCGACGATCGTAGGTTGCGCCCATGGCGCAACGCATCGGATCAGCTGTCTCGGGCGGATCAACCTGATCGGGTTCAGTTCTAGGCCGTCCCGACGATCAGGATCTCCAGCCTGCGCGGGCCGTGGACGCCTTCGACCCTGTTCAGCTCGATGTCGGAGGTCGCCGACGGCCCTGACATGAAGGTCAGCGGGCGGGGCAGGGAGCCGCGCAGCGCCCTGATGGCTTCTGGTACCGACGCGACGATCCGATCGGCCGGAACGATGCAGACATGGAAGTCGGGCAGCAGGGTGATAGCCCGGCGGCCCTGTTCCGCCCCGGCGTCCAGCACGATGGTCCCGGTCTCGGCGATGGCGAGGGCGCAGCCGGTGACCACCCCGGCCACGGCATCCAGTTCGCGGTGGTCCAGGCCGCCGTCGTCCCGTACGAAATCGGCCGGCAGCCAGGACTCCGCCAGATCGGACGGCACGACGAAGCGCCCCTGGAGCCGACGGATCGCCTCCGTGGCACCCGCGGCGTCGACCCGCCGGACGGTCGCCTTGTAGGCTTCCGCCCGCTCGGCGAAGCGGTCGACCAGGGCGGCTCCCGACAGATCGGAGGACGTCCGGTAGCCGCGGGCCACGGCGACTTCCCCCGCCGGATCGCCGGCCAGGGCTGCCCTGACGCGGCCCAGGATCTCCTCGCGCGCGACGCTCACCGGCGTGTCCTCCACCACTCGCGGAAACTCTGGTCGGGGATGGCGGGGAGGTCGCGCGCCCTTGTCCACTGGCGGACCGGCCCCAGCCCGCCGGTGATGTAGCCGTCGCTGACGAACGGCCGCTGGGCGATCCGCGCGATCTTCTGCGCGGTCTCCAGCAGGCCGGGATTGTCGAACATCCGGATCGCGGCGCCCATGGCCAGCTTCTCCAGGCTGGGGCCGCTTCGGGCGACCGCCCGGGTGCGCAGATGGACCAGCACCTCGGGAATGTTGATCTTGACCGGGCAGACCTCGTAGCAGGCGCCGCACAGCGACGAGGCGAAGGGCAGCGAGGCCGCCGCGTCCATCCCGTGGAGCTGGGGCGTGAGGATCGCGCCGATCGGTCCCTGGTATTCGGAATGATAGGCATGGCCGCCCGTCCGGGCATAGACGGGGCAGACGTTCAGGCAGGCGCTGCACCGGATGCAGTTGAGCGTCTGCCGTCCGGTCCGGTCGGCCAGCACGTCGGTGCGGCGGTTGTCGAGCAGCACCAGATGGAATTCCTGCGGGCCGTCCCCTGGCGTGACGCCGGTCCACAGGGAATTGTAGGGGTTCATCCGCTCGCCGGTGGAGGACCGCGGCAGGAGTTGGAGGAAAACCTCCATGTCCTCCCAGGTCGGCACCAGCTTCTCGATCCCCATCACGCTGACCAGGACCTTGGGCAGCGTCAGGCACATGCGGCCGTTCCCCTCCGACTCCACGACGCAGACCGTGCCGGTGTCGCAGATGCCGAAATTGGCCCCGCTGACCGCCATGGGGACGGTCAGGAACTTCTCGCGCAAGTATGAGCGTGCCGCCGCTGTCAGGTCGGACGGGCGGTCGGACAGCTCCTCCAGCCCCAGCTTCCGCATGAACAGTTCGCGGATCTCCGCCCGGTTGCGGTGGATCGCCGGCACCAGGATGTGGGAGGAGACGTCGTCGCCGAGCTGGATGATCAGCTCCGCCAGGTCGGTCTCGAAGGGCCGGATGCCGGCGGCCTCCAGCGCCTCGTTCAGCTTGATCTCCTCGGTCGTGATCGACTTGACCTTGATCACCTCCTTGACGGAGTGCCGCCTGGCGATGTCGGTGACGATGCGGGTGGCCTCCGCGCCGTCCCTGGCCCAGTGGACCTGCCCGCCGGCCCTGGTGACCGACTCCTCCAGCTGGACCAGGTAGCGGTCCAGGTTGCGCAGCGTGTGCTCCTTCAGGGAGCGGCCGGCCTCGCGCAGCTCCTCCCAGTCCGGCACTTCGGCGACGACGCCGGCGCGCTTGGTGCGGATCGTCTGGGTGGCGTTGCCGATGTTGCGGCGGAGCTGGGTGTCGGCGACCGCGCGCCTCGCCAGCTGCGGGAAGGTGCGCGGCTCAGCGGCGCTCGCCATGGATGAAGTCCTTTTCCGTTGAAGCCAGGATTTCCGCCAGATGGACGGTCCGCACGCCGCTGCGCAGCCGGTGCAGCCCGCCGCCGATATGCATCAGGCACGAACTGTCCAGGGCGGTGCAGATCTCCGCCCGGGTGCCCAGCACCGAGCGCATCTTGTCCGACAGCATGGCGACCGAGGTGTCCTCGTTCTTGACCGCGAAGGTGCCGCCGAAGCCGCAGCATTCCCGCGCGTCCGGCAGCTCGACGAGGTCGAGGCCGCGCACCTTGGCGAGCAGCCTCATCGGCGCGTCGCCCACCTTCAGCGCGCGCAGCGAGTTGCAGGTCGGGTGGTAGGTGACGCGGCGGGGATAATAGGCCCCGACATCGTCGATCCCGAGCCGTTCGACCAGGAATTGCGACAGCTCGAAGACCCGCGGCACGATCTCGGCCACGTCGCGCTTCAGCGCCTCGTCGCCGGTGTCGGCCAGGGTGCGGAGCCACGCCGTGCGGATATTGGAAACGCAGGACGACGAGGGGGAGACGATGACCTCGGCGTCCCGGAACGACTTGACGAAACGCCTTATCAGCGGGATGGCCTCGTCGCCGTAGCCCGTGTTGGAGTGCATCTGACCGCAGCAGGTCTGATCCTCCGGAAACTCGACGGTATGGCCCAGCCGCTCCAGCAGGCGGACGGTGGCGATGCCCGTCTGAGGGAACAGGGTGTCATTGTAGCAGGTGATGAACAGCGCGACGCGCACGGGCGGCTCCGGTCGGGGTGGTCCCAGGTGGTAGAGTGTGAACACCTGAACCGGCCGGCCGTTACGCCCCGCCCGCTACTTCGCCGCCCTCAATGCAGCCGGCTGGGCTTCAGGAAGCGGCTGCGGTCGGCGGAGCCGACGCGGAGGTCGAACACGTCGCCCTCGCGCTCCACGGTGAGCGGCACGTCGATGCCCGCGGGGCCGAGGGACCATAGCGACCGATAGAACCCGGCGAGCGACTCGATCGGCTTGCCGGCGATGGCGCGCACGATGTCGCCGGCGCGGAGCTCGGCGCGCCGCGCCGGGCCGTCGCCCGCCAGGCCGGCAAGCACGACCCGGTCGCGCTCGTCCTCGGTGGCATAGAGCCCGAGCCAGGGCCGGGAAGGTCCGCTGGAGCGGCCGAGCCTCAGCAGGTCGTCCAGGATCGGCTTCAGCAGGTCGATCGGCACGCTCATGTTCAGCGGAACGAGCCGCCCGCCGGTGTCCCGGGATTGCAGCTGGAGCGAACCGATGCCGAGAAGCTCGCCCTGCGGTCCCAGCAGCGCCGTGCCGCCCCAGTTCGGGTGCGCGGGCACCGTGAAGATGGCGTCGTCCAGCAGATATTCCCAATAGCCCGCGAACTCCTGCCGGGCCGCCACACGCGCCGCCAGCGAATGGGGCCGGCCGCCGGACCCGCCGATCACCACATGCTCGCCCACGGTCGCGTGGCGCGAGTTGCCCAGGGACAGCGCCGGCACGCCGAGCGGCGACAGCGCCTGGACGATGCCGAAGCCGCTGTCGTAGTCATAGGCCAGGACATGGCCCTTCACGGCCCGGCCTTCGCTGGTCGTGAGCCAGATCTCCTCCGCCTCGGCGATCAGGTAGCCGATGGTCAGCACCAAGCCGTCCTCGCGGATCACGGCGCCTTGCCCCGCCCTCTGCGTCCCCAGCGTTTCCGCCGTGAAGGCGTCGTCGGGAACGCTCGCCCTCAGGGCCACGACCGAGGACAGGGCGCGATCCAGATCAAAGGCCACCGCGTCGGGATCCGGCTGGAATTCGGGGGGGATCTGCCAGTCATCGGACGATGGCATCGGAAAGCCTCCTTCGAGAGAACCCTGATTGAACTGGTCCAGACAGATAGATAAGCCCGGCATGTCCTTCCAACAGGGATGCGGGGCGATCAGGCAGGCCAGCCGCAGGCGGAGGCGAGCTTTTCGCGGACGGAATCGAGACCGGCGAGGTTGAATTCGGCCTCGTGCGTGTCGCCCCGCTTGTCCTTCATCCGCACGAAAAGCCGGCCTCCGTCCGGCAGCTGCTTGAGGAAGCCGACGGTATCGCCCCGCAGCGACACGTCCGTGGTGCCGCTCAGCTCGTTCCACCGCTGCTCCTGACCGCGATGCCGGACCCAGCGGCGCTCCACCGTCCGGTCGCGCAGCCCCTCCTCCGTAAGCGGGAGGAATTCCAGCACCAGCGCGGTGCCCGCGGGGTAGCGGGCGAAGTCGGGGACGCCCAGCACCAGCTCGGTCTTCCCCTGCCTGCAATGCATGGCGAAGGACATCTCCCGCCCCCCGGGAGGGGCTGCGGAAAGCATGGTGGCGCTGACCTGCCGGCTGTAGTCCACGGGAGAGGCCGTCTCGCTGACGATCCAGTCCGCGGCCTCCGTCCGCGGGGCGTCGTCGGTGGTCTGCGCCGAT contains:
- a CDS encoding phytanoyl-CoA dioxygenase family protein; translated protein: MPLPSPSEIRDAYRRDGFVVVRGVFSAADVAVLAEAFDRQFQAGLKHPSSFRHGNFHVRVADDGNLGHTVRMVQWPSYGDPVLNAFRQDGRMLRLLEPLLGGDLKQIINQLHWKPPGAAGGDYAFHQDSRFRRPREAYRNLSDSYVQTGLAVDPHTARSGAMRLYPGSHLLGDLDLLPRASILGSGIAEEALERHGLDPSRLVDFEMEPGDVGLWHPYMIHGSAANRSGRDRRLYINGYVRGADCDRGEWTWRDGRPVPLGEPVLVHYEDLHHRPEPHYVTG
- the wrbA gene encoding NAD(P)H:quinone oxidoreductase; the encoded protein is MPKVLVLYYSSYGHIEQMADAIAEGARSVPGTEVAVKRVPELVPEDVARNAHMKLDQAAPIASPNELGDYDAIIVGTPTRYGRITSQMANFWDQTGGLWVKGALVGKVGSAFTSTASQHGGQETTLFSIITNLMHHGMIIVGLPYSFPGQTRLDEVSGGTPYGASTLAGGDGSRQPSRNELDGARFQGRHVAEITAKLSGTAGEGGPVAPDMRTPENEVGGTAGQP
- a CDS encoding DUF697 domain-containing protein, yielding MAGEKQPEPKAEEIDRSFEEADDDTRSPAERAGVIINHATAQAAFWGAWPAVSWVALVMINMTMIVFIGRAHGHLWDKDKARGLLFQILRGMGLSTGLLLAGGKFVNDALKLTGLGTIPAMAADAVLCGAVTYAVGHTAETYFKQDGQMSRQALKAAFKEQYRQARQRMKETPPAVP
- a CDS encoding adenylate/guanylate cyclase domain-containing protein, producing MKTGIDEAELDKRLATLETVRAWSPRVMSKLESFLRTADDRELYRINPLAFGTERGIAEAEAIDLFLHASSLGLFEMDWLLVCPLCACIVESFGSLRTLEKHYRCALCRTDYEAVLDDYITITFTVCANVRRIRFHDPDALPARDYCFQCRVTLDGVTPDGKPWMDHFAAATPEVRFIQPHAVERIEIDVGEGTLLGWDFDADDGFEFTVAEDAPPAPRPLSVGYDDRSCEPATGRIAPGRIVLEIRNASARRRLFGLTVTSPGFSHPDILFRPFLTGKRLLTTQTFRTLFRSELIRASEGIGVKDITLLFTDLKSSTALYDRIGDLSAFSLVQQHFDRLRDVTVANGGTVIKTIGDAVMAAFLNPRDAVAAAVAMLDEMERFNRDHVDRPLILKIGLHKGASIAVTSNDQLDYFGQAVNIAARVQGLAQAEEIYLTRDVHDYPGVGELLEPFVVERRTAHLKGVNLEMPVFRVAGGGSLTPAARLR
- a CDS encoding LutC/YkgG family protein yields the protein MSVAREEILGRVRAALAGDPAGEVAVARGYRTSSDLSGAALVDRFAERAEAYKATVRRVDAAGATEAIRRLQGRFVVPSDLAESWLPADFVRDDGGLDHRELDAVAGVVTGCALAIAETGTIVLDAGAEQGRRAITLLPDFHVCIVPADRIVASVPEAIRALRGSLPRPLTFMSGPSATSDIELNRVEGVHGPRRLEILIVGTA
- a CDS encoding LutB/LldF family L-lactate oxidation iron-sulfur protein — its product is MASAAEPRTFPQLARRAVADTQLRRNIGNATQTIRTKRAGVVAEVPDWEELREAGRSLKEHTLRNLDRYLVQLEESVTRAGGQVHWARDGAEATRIVTDIARRHSVKEVIKVKSITTEEIKLNEALEAAGIRPFETDLAELIIQLGDDVSSHILVPAIHRNRAEIRELFMRKLGLEELSDRPSDLTAAARSYLREKFLTVPMAVSGANFGICDTGTVCVVESEGNGRMCLTLPKVLVSVMGIEKLVPTWEDMEVFLQLLPRSSTGERMNPYNSLWTGVTPGDGPQEFHLVLLDNRRTDVLADRTGRQTLNCIRCSACLNVCPVYARTGGHAYHSEYQGPIGAILTPQLHGMDAAASLPFASSLCGACYEVCPVKINIPEVLVHLRTRAVARSGPSLEKLAMGAAIRMFDNPGLLETAQKIARIAQRPFVSDGYITGGLGPVRQWTRARDLPAIPDQSFREWWRTRR
- a CDS encoding (Fe-S)-binding protein; the protein is MRVALFITCYNDTLFPQTGIATVRLLERLGHTVEFPEDQTCCGQMHSNTGYGDEAIPLIRRFVKSFRDAEVIVSPSSSCVSNIRTAWLRTLADTGDEALKRDVAEIVPRVFELSQFLVERLGIDDVGAYYPRRVTYHPTCNSLRALKVGDAPMRLLAKVRGLDLVELPDARECCGFGGTFAVKNEDTSVAMLSDKMRSVLGTRAEICTALDSSCLMHIGGGLHRLRSGVRTVHLAEILASTEKDFIHGERR
- a CDS encoding S1C family serine protease; protein product: MPSSDDWQIPPEFQPDPDAVAFDLDRALSSVVALRASVPDDAFTAETLGTQRAGQGAVIREDGLVLTIGYLIAEAEEIWLTTSEGRAVKGHVLAYDYDSGFGIVQALSPLGVPALSLGNSRHATVGEHVVIGGSGGRPHSLAARVAARQEFAGYWEYLLDDAIFTVPAHPNWGGTALLGPQGELLGIGSLQLQSRDTGGRLVPLNMSVPIDLLKPILDDLLRLGRSSGPSRPWLGLYATEDERDRVVLAGLAGDGPARRAELRAGDIVRAIAGKPIESLAGFYRSLWSLGPAGIDVPLTVEREGDVFDLRVGSADRSRFLKPSRLH